TGGTAGCAGTTTTACAGATAAAATGCAACGATGAGTTCTAACAGAATATTATTCATACGATATGTCTATACAAAGTTACGTAAAGTTCTCAAATCATTCGTGTCGTTCTATTGTTGTCTTGACGACATAGACAAATAACAATTAACTTCAACAATCAAGATTGCAGACTGTAAATGCTtggttatataatataaaacggTAAATGCTTGGTTATATAATGTAAAACGGTAAATGCATCGTGTACTTTAATGATAacacatactagtatataacgTTTCAATGCAAGTCGCTGATTCAATAAATGCGTTATGCAAATGACTCTTTTTACAACAACACATAAAAAGGCACATATTGACAGAACCTGGATCAATGTGCTGGCTATTTTTAAATCGTGCTTATTTTCAATACCTCTGCTTGTGGGCTATACGTCCCCGAGGATATCAGTCTTCTTTGTAACTGACATGAAATATGACAAACCTTTCTCAATTGGTccgtttattattttttttaattttacagaaactaaggtttcaacttcCTCAGGCACAGTTGACCGGAGATGGATTTGGCTGTGTATaaggtatttttgtcataaagcTCGTCAACTGTTTCGGTATTTATACATCTGcggcttttaaatattttgcttGAGCGTTCCTcttgaaggtaaatccagaaaacaGCTTCGGAcgcaaaaaaatattataagtgttgttttcaatatttttctatcTCTATATTGTATAccttacaacaaaataatattcttttacCGGTGTACATTGTTCTATTTGACGGTAAGGTTATTTGTTTAGGGTTTCTATGTTCTATAGTTGACTCTCTGAAATTATTTTACTTACCATatcggtttactactgttgtctttatttattcaccccttattttattggttttgtattcaaattgtttcattgatcaaatttattcgttcagtgttTGTTCGCTTGTGCTTATATGTCTTTTAATTGAGTTGAGCCATTTCACTGATATTTTATTGTGCatgtgtctttttatgttgtaatgGTACACTTTTTTTCTGGTAAGGGTTAAGTTTAGtacctattaaaacgtttaaacccgctgcatttgtttgcaccttttttaattgtttttttttttacctccgtttgaatggttttacattctGAGATAACCCATCAACAACTAATAACCATGGTAAGCAAAAAGGTTCAAAACGATGAAACCACACACTGTCCCCTAAAAAAATCCTCTCCTGAAATAAAACAGTCAACTGTTCTGAGAAGAGAGGTAAAACAATCGTATCTACATACACGTTAATGCAACACTTTTGGCCTCTTTAAAGATGGGTATGGGAGATCTCGTTACTTGAATCTAACGTTTGATGTTTCTCATCCTAATTCAAAAGTAACCATTCACCAAGATAAATCGTGCACATTGAAGCTaactttatatacttttttgtcACCTTAAATGTTTCGGAAAGTATACTCATATTTAgatatttctgaaatattatATCCAGAAGTTATACCGTTCACATTCCAATCCACCCCGGGTAGTAAAAATCCAAAAAATCTTTGCTGTATTGTTTTCTTAATCCAGATCCTTCTTTTGCTGGCCATTTGAAATACGTAACTTCTCCTCCTGTAAGCCATCCTATCCACCAGCTAAATGACCCCACTGTTGTTATGGTATGATTACATAATGATAAAGTAGCTacgattatctcccttttcggACTATTCAAGTATTCAACGTTTGTGTTGTTTGGCATGTTAGCTTTAGTCCATGGAATATCTTGAGATGCTATGATAAATATTACAttcttatattttgatttatagtaTTGCACGGCTTTAGTTAAATATTCTGGTGTCGCTATATTATATCCAAATTTATGAGTTACCATGTCTCCTCTGCGTACATGAACACCAACTAGAGTTACGTCCCTTGATGATCCtatattgaattgtttcactgtttgaaatattttactttttgcttctTGAAGTAAAAGATCTCTAAATGTGAACTGTTTCCTAAGTTGGCttctaaaatcataaaaatatttccaaGACTGAAGATATTGTCCAAGTCTTATGTTTTGAGAATTGTTAAAGTTGagtatatttttatcataagcgcaattttgtttttctcctCTGGAAATAAATGTCTTgcaaatatctatattatttCTGATATCAATGTCTTCTAGTTTGAAAACACGATTTAACTCCGAGTTGTTTGCAACAATAACCCGCATACCTTTAGACTTTGCAACACCAAAGTGTGCGGCCAATTGGAACATCATGTTACCAAATCCGCCCATAAAGTTTggacataaaaaatgtgtaatattgttAGAATTGTTTCTAACTGCACTGATAGCTGGATTTGTAGTAGAAATTATTATTCCTTTAGTTAGAGAAATTATCATTCCTTTAGTATCAGAAATTGTCATTCCTTTAGTATTAGAATTTGTCATTCCTTTTGTAGTAGAATTTGTCATTCCTTTTGTAGTAGAAATCGTCATTCCTTTGGTAATAGACATCGTCATTCCTTTAGTAGTAGAAATTCTCATTCCTTTAGAAGTAAAATTTAATTTGGTTTGTTTCAGGGGTGATTGTGTTGAATTTATAGTAGAAGTTGTCATTCCTTTAGTAGTCAAATTTAATGTGGTTTGTTTCAggaacatttttgttgttgattcaTTTCTAACGTTTTTAGATAGAACTGGAATGTTTCCATTTCCTTTAAAAGAAAGTGAAGTGTGTTCCGTCGAGTTACGTTTTGttgttctttcatttttcaTCGAATTTTCGAAGACTTCAAAAAATGGGAATTTGTTGACGTCCGTCTGGAACACGAAGAATATCAACACAAAGGCACAGGTTAAACACGGGATCACTATACCTGAAacacaatgaaaacaattagCGTCACATACacacataaaattgagaatggaaatggggaatgtgtcaaatatatatatatatatatcattatacataaataacaaacaacttcaccatattacaataaaatatatgtatattatataactaTCAATATACTGCAGAATAGAATCTAGTTACTTGAAGGTTTATCTTTATAATTAATGAATACTTTTGAGAAAACAAATGTCGCAATACATAGTAACCCTTACCAACCATGACCATGATGACAGCCGAATGAAATTGAACAATATATGAAgaaaaatctgaaatgaaatcgaaaaaaaaagacaagcgAAAAACGTTCCCTCTAAACTGGTATTCATTAATTCAGTAGTCCCTTTCTCAACGTAatcttatatttcatgtattccAGTTAACTTTGATAGTTGATATCAGAAACAAGTATGTCCGCTTGGGATTAACCGAACTTTCACGGATAATTGAATTGTATTGATTCAAAATTATCCGGaacttgttttattctttttccaATGCACTTAAAAATAAGGATGGAAATCTTAATCTTTCCCTTGTTGGGCCCCATTCTTAATGTCTTATGTCAATTTACTATTACCGATTTAATGTGggtaatatattaaataaatcttGACAAAATCTACATCAGTAAATTTCCTTTATACTTCccataaataaatgtatgtattttcCCCTGTTATTGTTtagttaaaaacatatttatttatagtggattggtaAACAACTTAATACAACTTATATCAATCCCTCGCCACTTTACGGGTACGaatgctgccttgtagcggcataagcctgcttttatttaaaatctgtaAGAGTtttttaacgtgcaagagatattgctccctttaacacgggtcagccaatCATGATATCGTctccgtccgacggactataatcgtttctcaagaccatgcatgaaaatgatgtcaaggaaGAGCCGAAAAATTAAGTCCTTGAAATGTTCACCctgttattttttcattcatataGGGGAGatacattgtcaattttttaacgTGAATGTTGTGCAGCAATTAGAACAGCTCTCATTGACAAGCATATCCacatcctttttttatatataaaaaccttatatgtatgttcattaTAATTACATTATCATTTGATTTGCTTACATCCTCGCGTCATTCTGAAATCATCGAAATGCAACACCGATTCGTGATGACCGGAGCTTACACAATAAAGTGTATGGGTGGCCGTTCATGTCAAAATAGCGATGGTGCCATTTAGGTGCATTTTACATCTAGATACTTCGTATAACCATCTAGATGTTTTGCACAAGTATCTAGATGCTTCGCACAAGTATCTAGATGCTTCGCACAAAAATCTAGATACTTCGCACAAATATCTAGATGCTTCGCACAAATATCTAGATAGTTCGTATTAGTATCTAGATGCTTCACTGAAGTATCTAGATGGTCGAAAACTCTAGATACTTCTACATGTTCTAAGAAAATTGAAAAGTATTTGTATTCAGTTTTAGTCTAATTCCATCTAGATAGTTAGTCATAGTAACTAGTTGCTTATCTAAACTATCTAGATACTTGTGTGAAGCATCTAGATACTTCTATGAAGCATCTGCGAAGCTTCCAGATACGTGTGGGAAGCATCTTGATACTTGTGCGAATCAACTAGATATTGTGAGAAGCATCTAGaaactaattaaaaataacTAGATGCTTTCAAGAAGTATCTAGATGGTTGTTGAAAATATCTTTATGGAAAATGATATGTAGATACTTCGCTAAAGTATCTAGATGTATCTTACAACTTTAAAGtgttgatggattcagtcgaggattatgccaggcaatgggctaactGCATGCAGGAAGACGAAGACACTCTTTCAGAAGGAATTCATGTggtgaggtcgttgatacaaatcagaattaagaatgGGGCTATCAATgtccatgctacgtcaatctttctcaatctttaaagacccaaatgttgcaaaaacACTTATCCTACCTCcatgaaaaatatgttgttatccccgcagataaagccccaaacaTTATCGTTTTTGCgtgtaaaactcattacattaactgcttggTAAACGAATTAGGTACTGACAATATTCACTttgaaactcaacatataccctcacgacacttatcaaagaggaaatcctggataattaAAGGTcagttctatgttcctttggaatttaaacaaaagatgaagaactggttcttccatcactgtattggatacctaaactacaaaagtgtccttacaaacaacggtatattgctgagtcttccaagtgctccaccaAACCTCTCTCTAAactattaacatctattttatcagcaattaaagacgggcttcaaagttattgtgaaactgcctattctagaggtggcgtgaatcagatgtggttACTTAAAAATTCCGAAGAActttttagagtacatacaatccaactgtttttttatcttgcaatagtattaaaccatttgacttttctacactttacacacgTATtgcacattccaaactaaaagacaaattgaaaagattggtattgctttgtttcattaaaaaagaatgaccaacgtagatacaaatatcttgtcttagggagggataaatcctactttgtaaaggatcactctgattcaaagaaaaaaatatctgaaacaaacattatcaagttgtttagttttttgattgacaacatatatttgttacgttcggggtactttttttcaacagactgtcggaaTTCTAATGGGAACCAAATGTGCCCCTCTCTTTGTcgatttgtttctttattattatgaggctgacttcatacaggaacttcttaggaagaaagataagaagtacgcaatatcctttaactcttcTTCCCGCTGTATAGATGACGATCTTTCACTAACTAATTCCAAATTTGGTGACCATATTGAACGCATCTATttcatcgaactagagataaaggatactacagatacagttaagtcaggctcatatcttgactaacatctagaaattgacaatgaaaccATCGCTATTTTGACATGAACGTCCACTCATTAAAGTGGACAGATAGATAAAAGAAAGACTTGATagaaatcgtgttttcatgatcctagaaaaaaatgtaattgaaagtattgaatgcttcttttattaatttcatagGGTTacaaaagcgttgaccgtgtgcatatttttagaattacacaccaataaaacaaaaaggagCATTTAATTCTTGAGTATATTGGTAATAGACCTTTTCAACATCTCTCGACACCTACAGTTGAGAACGACTACGACAGGTAAAATGTGAAGGGTCGtctcaaaaattttaaaaaatgagatCATTATTGATTGTATTGCTTTTAATCATTGACAATGATAAAACTTTTCTACAGAGTCCAAAttacatgtttaatttattataaagaagaagaaaaagtcACATTTCATCATTTAGACGTTTAGCTTCTTGCTGTCCTGGTTGAATTTGGAAAACGAAAGAAAAGATTCATGTTTTATTGTagttgaaatttaattaaacaatgaTTATTTCGGTTGACAAGGGTGGCACATGTCTGTAAATTTTGGCCTTGGATGCCTCCATAATGTTCTCAATATATACTTTGTATCATTTCAATTCACAAATTTGGTGTTCCACTTGAATTCTGCATTCACCAATCACTGCTTAAATGTTGTAACATTGAAATGAGGggtcaattataatttttttttcaaaatttatcaaggtcgttgataaaaaaaagtgataatttccttcgacaaaaaaaaaatcaatatgtaaTTATCCCTTTAGAAATTGAATATGTACATCAACTAAGGTGAAGATCGGTTGAAAAACACCAAGTTGGTCGTGTTCACAAGTGTGATACGGACGGACGGTCCAGtatcctttttcattttttaaaaaaatcataaaagctTTTACACCAACAAATTAAATCGTTATTGGCCTGCGGCAAATATTTGGCGAAAGACTCACATAATCACAAAAGTGAAGAGAATATGGGTTAGGATTCAGAATGATTGGAATATTTGTGTAAGCAATTCAACATGAAATGTCATGAAAATACATACgaaatagaaatattatatGACAGAGACATATGTATGGTGGACGGATGCGGACGAAACCCCTTTTCGTGCTTTCGGGTAAATCCAGAAAGCGAAATCTAGAAATTGAGAAATCGGgaaatcgaaaaataaagaatttggAAATCGACAAAAAAGAGAAAGCAAAAACGCAAAATCGAGAAttcatttcgcgttttcgcgttttcgtgTTTTCTCTTTCTTGTTTTGGCGTTTTTGCTTGCTTgatttctcgatttcccgaTCTTATCTTTTTCCCAATTTATTGATTTCCCGATCTTATCTTTTTTCCCAATTTATTGATTTCCCGATCTTATCTATTTCTCTATTTGTCGATTTCCCTATTTCTCGATTTCCCTATTTCTCGATTTCCCAAATTTCCCGATTTCTCAATTTCTCGATTTTGCTTTATCGATTTCTCGAATTCCCAATTTCGCGTTTGCAAAATGAAAGGAGAAGTCACGAAAACGCGAACAGGTGCATCCGGCcactatacatatatttattgatttatttggttgatatatatatattcttaaactATATTGTCGAAACAGTATAAAACCGCCAATCCAACATGTTACGTAAGGATAATCATGATGTTGTTTGTCTTTGAGAGAACCCATCGATCCATTTTACCTGTAAACTGTAGTTGTCATTAGTCGGTGTCGAGAGATGTTGAAAAAGTCTAATACCCGATTCGTTCACAATACAGCATATTGCTGATAAAACTTCAGAGTTCCGGCATATAAATTTAGGAAACCTTAGaaattaaaactgagaaaaGAACCATATTGTGATAGAATTTCAAGAGAACTTCAATTTTTCTATGTATCTAATCTGACAATGATGTATTGCAAATCCCTCACGCTTTtgtactaaaataaaaaaaaatcgtttacGACGTCGGCTTTTTCCTCCAGAAAACAAATGCGTAACACTGGACACTTAGATTATCACATAACTTTAAACATTTACGTTCAACTTATTTCTTTTCGTTCGAACAAAAAGTTGCAGCACATGCACATTCtggaaatataaataattatataataagagCTGTGCAATGGAAACAATTAGCGACTATGTCGTGGACCCTTTTCGGAAAATAGCGCTAAAACGTATTTTTAGATTGTGACATAATAGCTGCCTggacattaaaaaaagttatttgttAATCAGTCTAGATTATCGCATCATTCATATTTTGCAGATTATTCTAAACCTCTGGTTATGCACATTTGGAATGCCAagttactttgaaaataaaaagattgcaaatacatatttttcttaTCGATTCTTCCTTTTCGAATATTAATTTTGTCCTTCCATGCAAATGACTTCTTCTTACACATAACGGGGATCATTCCAAACTTATCTACCATGatcgttttaaatttttttgtggTGAATTTTGTATGATGTCCGAGTCCAAATCCGAACAATTCTATTATACGATGTTGAATTTGTATTAGTTTTAGGTCAAAAACTCTATTTAATGCTTATTTAATGTTACAAGTTTCGTCGTATTTTTTCCGTTTTCTATATATTCGTTTCATACTTTAtagattaaattttaatttacctTACTATAGTGATGTGGATTTTAATGGTATGCATTCATCATTTtatcatcttttaaaaaaatctttttcaaaaaatatcttattaaagGTTGTATAAATCTatttaaggtaacacgataccgaatgacgTTACGCCACGAGTTATCGTTCCTGACGTTATCGAATAACGTTCACACATTCAAGCTTGCCAATGCATCAGTATTTGCAATCACAAagtgataaaattaaaaaaaaatattgggtatttatgtgacatttttaatgGTAACTTTTTCTGGATACTTGATGGAGCAAAGACTGATGGCCTGACCGAtgaagaaaatgttaataactttttttattattgctcattgttttaaaatctttaaaaatgtattactttacttttaaatattctgtttctttaaaatttaagcaTCTGAACGATTATCTACATATAATAGACTGAGTTTTATCACAAGTCTTTATTCTTGGTATATGTTTGCAATAAATACTTTTTCTTGATCATGATGAaccatgaaattttgttttgaaagtagaaatataATCTATAGAAACTTAGGATGATGTGTAAAAAACACGGGGAATTGTTGGTACATCTATTAATTCTTGTTAAAATGGTCGTCTAAAACACCGCTCtggaaaaatggaaaaatgaaatttatctgGATGACAATACGGATAGAATTAGACAATAATGCACATCACAAGCAGACTTTGCAACTCAtacaaaaatagtttgtttgtatGGAGGCGggaatttcaaaattgataattgtaaaattCTCCAAATTTACAATCAAACGACTGACTAATTATTATTCAAACGGAAAAAAGAGACTGAAATAGCTAGATCTTGAAATCCTTTAGATTTCATTTTCGTGTTAATTACGCTTGCATGGGTATTTGGTtgtagtggttttttttttgtgtgatttgAGGTGGAAATAATGTTCATGTACAAGTTTGGAGACAACGCGACTGAAATAGAATTAACATAGTTGCCTTTAAAGGCCCTGAGGGACATATTGCTCACATACTTAGgtagcaaccatttgattttcggggggggggggggggctatggatttttttctaaacaaacTTCTTTTATCGGCTTTGGCGAaagacaatctatttttttggcgacaagtcgaaaacatattttttctttcaattttagcattacacaTAGTTGCAGCTGAGGGTgagacaaacaattttttttctcagggtcaaaaacatcccccccccccccttccccccgaaaatcaaatggttgctacCTTATCGTCTGGAAAAGCCCGAGGAGTTTCATAGTATTGAAAGGAGTTTTTAGAACAAGAATGCAAATTAAAGAAGAACAAGTTTTTAGAACAAGCAAGcatgcacaaatatatatatatttattagggttgagatctcacaaacatgtttaaccatgccgcatttttgcgcctgtcccaagtcaggagcctctggcctttgttagtcttgcattattttaattttagttacttgtgtacaatttggaaattagtatggcgttcattatcactgaactagtatatatttgtttaggggccagctgaaggacgcctccgggtacgggaatttctcgctacattgaagacctgttggtgaccttctgctgttgttttttttatttggtcgggttgttgtctctttgacacattccctatttccattctcaattttatataaaaaaaaatcatatacatgtatgcatattgTAATACTAGTATAAAATGTATTAGCATGAGTTTTAGAAACACGATGGAAAGCGAGACTCGCCGAGCTTTCCACTTGTTTCGTAGCGAGTGCAAAAACCTTTTATAATTCTGACACTGTATATTgcacataattttatattttgtttatatcctACAATTTACACCCCAAGGCCTAGGGTGAATAGGGATAAAAAtttggtcacttggtcttcttccgaccggcagtaaaatgcTTCTAAAGTGAGGCGTccatttggctgtgcgggatgtattatttattgtaaactgCGTCTtgaacatgcataaaatatttgccactggacgtaaagttACCAGCAATCAATCCTACAATTCAAAATCGCCACTTGAAACTAATAGAGCACGCAACATCATATTGTTTCACCCGTGTAAATTCGACCGTCAATCCCACACTTGATAGTCTTTTTGCTTCAGGTTTAAATTGTGCACCTGTTTTTTAAAGGTACGCATACcgtctggattttttttttttttttttttcatgacagGTTGCCTGATTAGGCATTTTGATAGATTATAAAGGCCCGCCCAGTACAGACTCCGGATAACATCTCCTGCATGTGGAATTTCAAGCTTGAGCTTTTATGTTTCgcagtttgttttacttataaagaatgcatatatgatctcaagatttgttttataaaataattttccacaaatgCCAGACTGTTGAACTAATAGTGAAATTTTGCATACAGTTTGCAATGTTTGTCCGACTTGCTTAGCAAGCAACTCGCACATTTACACCACGCAAAGTACACTATACAAATGTACGTAGCAAGTCAAGAATCATGAAAAGTTTTGAACTTTTCTttgagttttgttattttatttatcatgcatgaactatttgccactgaacgtttaACAACCATCCAAAACAGAGCAATTATATCACTGTCAACTAAATCGAATTTTTAAAGTACTATTTTTCTACATGGATGAAGCAATGACAACACCATTGTCATAAAAGATGGAGTTAAAAACTCAGTAATTCAAATGAATCACAcgtaaaacattttatgttattttcactcgaaataaattatatcagtAGAATCTCATCACTAGGAAATTTACGGAAACCTGACAGGggaaacgaaaataaaataaacaccctTCAGATCCCGACACATTTTGTGTTTTCCATTTCTCTGGAGAATAACGTTACATTCTGTATTCAATAACGTCACACGTTTTCGGTCAAATTCTAAGGGTATCAATCAATTTTGAAgccatttatttcaaaaacaaggatggtgacatatgatttttctatacatgtatgaattcaGTTTGTAATTCTGaatattatgttagttttttgttgttctccGTATATAAGAACATAGCCATCCATTGGAAAATCTAAAAAGGTTAGCCGAAAAACAGGCATTTCCCCTATATACCTAAGTAAATTTGTCGCCCAAATCGACGTTTTCCAATgaaaataccaagaaaacaaaaatggtgacccccattttttattacatatttcgaTGTAACTCGGTGCAAAGAACGCGTATGCCAAAAAGTTTGGAAATCGGGAGATatgccattcggtatcgtgttaccttaaaaAGCGCACTTTGAAGTTCTCGTCAACTTTGTGCACGCCGTTAAATTGTAGACGAGAAcgaatagacaactttcgagttcgatgcatttccgtcaaaaactctggtttgagtgaacgtcatttgtgcgtttaggggcgtcgtcacttccgttCTAATGTTGAGCGactggttggaaaactataattgtatattgtacgaattattcggcaaattaaaTTCTCAAAATTAACAATCAGTACTGCTGTCATTTGGGAATTGTCATTaggtacctacagaacaacaattatttat
The genomic region above belongs to Mytilus trossulus isolate FHL-02 chromosome 7, PNRI_Mtr1.1.1.hap1, whole genome shotgun sequence and contains:
- the LOC134724637 gene encoding galactoside alpha-(1,2)-fucosyltransferase 2-like, whose protein sequence is MDPRKWIKIYCWIIMERRKCIVIPCLTCAFVLIFFVFQTDVNKFPFFEVFENSMKNERTTKRNSTEHTSLSFKGNGNIPVLSKNVRNESTTKMFLKQTTLNLTTKGMTTSTINSTQSPLKQTKLNFTSKGMRISTTKGMTMSITKGMTISTTKGMTNSTTKGMTNSNTKGMTISDTKGMIISLTKGIIISTTNPAISAVRNNSNNITHFLCPNFMGGFGNMMFQLAAHFGVAKSKGMRVIVANNSELNRVFKLEDIDIRNNIDICKTFISRGEKQNCAYDKNILNFNNSQNIRLGQYLQSWKYFYDFRSQLRKQFTFRDLLLQEAKSKIFQTVKQFNIGSSRDVTLVGVHVRRGDMVTHKFGYNIATPEYLTKAVQYYKSKYKNVIFIIASQDIPWTKANMPNNTNVEYLNSPKREIIVATLSLCNHTITTVGSFSWWIGWLTGGEVTYFKWPAKEGSGLRKQYSKDFLDFYYPGWIGM